The Portunus trituberculatus isolate SZX2019 chromosome 33, ASM1759143v1, whole genome shotgun sequence DNA segment TCCATACAACAAAACTTGGCTATTTCTAGACCTTTACAAGTGATGCTCATACTTCAATGCAGATAGTCATGACTACATCTCAATAAGCATagtactaaaataaaaatataaataaataaataaaaaaatacaaataattactTATTGGATACTATGAAAAACTGCTTATAAAGGCAATGTTACTATCAGGCATAACCCTATGGAACAGCTTTTCATGTTAATACCAATAGAGCTTAATTTGAAGATAATATGCATTGTGATTTTGTCCATAACTTGATCCACtggaagtgtgagtgtgtgattaTTAACTTCCTTATCTCAAGGATTCCTTACATAACATGAAAGATTTCCACTTTGGGTCCCAACAACTGCTATCCACTACCAATATCCACAGAGCTCTTACTTGTAGCGAGGCCGGCGAAATATCCACAAAAATAAATTTTTAAATCTTGCCCATCGGGAGAGAGGCTTGCTTCTCTCCGACGACACCCCTCCAGCTGcttccttctgcttctttcGTATCTCCCTCACCAGCATGTGGAAGGCATCATCAACAAAATGGCGAAGAGCTGCTGAGGTTTCAAAAAATGGGCATCCCATTGTTTGTGCCAGAGCCTGTCCTTCCTCTGTGGTGACCTGTGCAGTGCCCAGTACTCTTTACCAGTGCTGTACTTGTAAGTTGTCAGGTTTTGTCAATGGTTTATATGTCAACAGATTACTATATCATTTGAATGAGATAAAGTTGAGCCTCTAGTGACTTTATATATAAAAGTACAATGGTTCTTATAAAATACTTTGTGTccttaaaagaaggaaatatctTCATTAACTTACCTTCCGATCATCTAAGTCAACTTTGTTTCCCACTAGAACAATAGGAATAGAATCTGCAGCACGCACTTTGGTGATTAATTTTTTGTAACCTGCCACTTCTTCAAAGCTACGGCGGTCAGTGAGGGAGTAACAGATCAGAAAACCTTCGCCACATCTCATGTACTGGTCCCGCATAGCAGTGAATTCAATCTGGCAAGAAGGCATTTTGCTAGCGTCTAATTTTATATAGCACAAAAATCTTAATCTTTAAATTAATTATGTTCTTTAAGAATCTtcattaatgatgaaaatgttaATTTCTTGACATcaaataatttatttatttattttttctacaacACATATTTGTTGACA contains these protein-coding regions:
- the LOC123512222 gene encoding GTP-binding protein Rit1-like; amino-acid sequence: MASAHHHQHTRNGIKVFRIVVLGEGGVGKSALTLQFVSHNFLEYHDPTIEDAYQRQAVIDGEPALLDILDTAGQIEFTAMRDQYMRCGEGFLICYSLTDRRSFEEVAGYKKLITKVRAADSIPIVLVGNKVDLDDRKVTTEEGQALAQTMGCPFFETSAALRHFVDDAFHMLVREIRKKQKEAAGGVSSERSKPLSRWARFKNLFLWIFRRPRYKMVSCTG